The stretch of DNA TTTAACTACTTCTTACCACCTGCATTCATAGCAAGGCTTGCGGAAACAAATTCTTCAAGGTCACCGTCAAGTACTCCTTTAGTATCAGAAGTTTCATAATCGGTGCGTAAATCTTTCACCATTTGATACGGTTGCAAAACGTATGATCTAATTTGATGTCCCCAGCTATTATCGGTTTTAGCGGCATTCTGCTCGTTAACGCTGTCCGTGCGTTTCTGCATTTCAAGCTCATAGAGTTTTGCTTGAAGCATTTTCATAGCTTGAGCTTTATTTTTATGCTGTGACCTATCGCTTTGGCATTGCGTTACCGTATTGGTCGGTATATGGGTGATACGTACCGCAGAATCAGTAGTATTAACGTGCTGTCCGCCGGCTCCCGATGCTCTAAAAGTATCGATTCTTAAATCCTTATCCTCAATAGTAATTGCTATATTATCGTCAATTTCAGGATATACCCAACTACTTGCAAAGCTGGTCATTCTTTTACCTGCTGCATTAAACGGAGAAATACGTACCAGCCTATGAACTCCTGCTTCAGTTTTAAACCACCCGTAAGCACGCTTGCCTATTATCCTAATCGTACATGATTTAATGCCTGCTTCTTCGCCGTTAATAATATTGATTATTTCGGTTTTAAAGCCGAGTCTCTCGGCAAAACGCAAATACATACGCATCATAATAGATGCCCAGTCATGGCTTTCAGTTCCTCCCGCGCCGGCATTAATCTCTAAAAAGCAATTATTACTGTCTGCTTCACCTGAAAATAAACATTCAGTTTCAAATTTGGCAGCGATTATGCTTAAATTTTTAAAGTCCTGTTCAACTTGTGAAAGTGTTTCTAGGTCGTTTTCGGCTTCAGCCATTGCTTCAAGTTCTAAAACATCTTTTAAATTGGATTTGAGCTTATTAAAAGCATTTAGTTTTTCTTCTAAATTACTTTTTTCTCGTAGTAATTTTTGTGCATTAGCCTGATCATTCCATAAACTCGGGTCGGCTGCTAATTCTTCTAGTTCTTTCAGTCTTTCAGTTGATGCTTCAACGTCAAAGTGACCTCCAAAGTAGTTCTAAAGACTGCTCAATTTTTTTTACGTAATTTTCTATTTCGGCTTGCATTA from Rickettsia helvetica encodes:
- the prfB gene encoding peptide chain release factor 2 (programmed frameshift); this encodes MQAEIENYVKKIEQSLELLWRSLDVEASTERLKELEELAADPSLWNDQANAQKLLREKSNLEEKLNAFNKLKSNLKDVLELEAMAEAENDLETLSQVEQDFKNLSIIAAKFETECLFSGEADSNNCFLEINAGAGGTESHDWASIMMRMYLRFAERLGFKTEIINIINGEEAGIKSCTIRIIGKRAYGWFKTEAGVHRLVRISPFNAAGKRMTSFASSWVYPEIDDNIAITIEDKDLRIDTFRASGAGGQHVNTTDSAVRITHIPTNTVTQCQSDRSQHKNKAQAMKMLQAKLYELEMQKRTDSVNEQNAAKTDNSWGHQIRSYVLQPYQMVKDLRTDYETSDTKGVLDGDLEEFVSASLAMNAGGKK